A genomic stretch from Pontivivens ytuae includes:
- the tssM gene encoding type VI secretion system membrane subunit TssM, whose translation MFRRYIYYFFGPIGVLIAFTLVTSVSIWYLGPLIAVGDIRPFDRQADRLIAIALLTAITVITILVILLRRRYRDREMTEAITANAAPVEQTDEAVTAELSEMRQRMTDALKFLRKSRLGGRFGTRSLYQLPWYIIIGPPGAGKTTAIVNSGLKFPLAERMGKGAIGGVGGTRNCDWWFTDEAVLLDTAGRYTTQDSNRDADAKAWTGFLDMLKQHRKRQPINGAMVAISLSDLSLQDEAARRAHAHAIRTRLHELREKLGVRFPVYVLFTKADLIAGFQEFFADLGAEEREQVWGFTLAEGADTTAKAAFDAEFDTLLTRLSDRSLERMQAETDYQRRSLVAGFPAQIASLRSVAHDFLGEMFQDSRYEQSQFLRGVYFTSGTQEGTPIDRLMMGMASTFGIGRQAIGTGKGQGRSYFLTRLLNGVIFREAGLVSADDAVERRHRWIKRGAMACGLLTFGAATAVWTNSFAGNVSLIDGARSEVDTFREIASGVTRNPVADADLPAIVPALNVLRDLPGNPAASDPEPPRELTFGLYQGDAIGSESEQAYRGSLNTLLLPRLLFRLEEQMQASMNNPDFLFEALKVYLMLGLQGPMDRETVEQWMELDWTVAFAGQEELQADLRGHLDALLNAPMQEIALNGPLVDQIQALLAETPLAERIYQSIVSAPPARGLTPFRLTDVGGPAVSRVLLRPSGQPLSAGIDGVYTHAGFHEYFLPQLATVEERVEFENLVLGGRAAEVNPDNLDRLARDVLALYENDYIVEYEQLLGDIDIIPMDSVGQAAQVTSVLSGPTSPIRNILEAVSDETRLTELPEARLLAANASNAALDLARDEVVSALDAQGQSIFEAFGSILPGEDPAAPQQSPGQFVEDRFAELHALVARPDGAPSELDGLIGDITDVFDELNRISLGQSSGALTGPNASANLQAEIARLPDPLGRWAAQIVAGSSGAAVGGARAELNGAWQSQVLPFCRRAIDGRYPFSRQAQADVTLQDFGRLFGPSGLMDTFFNENLAPFVDTTSDPWRLRRVNGVDIGISPAVIAQFQKAAEIRDSFFLSPGLPSITFDVTPVALDPNVDQVVVEIEGQQVIYAHGPPQVTPVTWPGQAGGRTRVAFSPARTDLENTIQRDGPWAWFRLLDAAELRRTNVSDRNRMIFNLGGRIAIFQLRAGSALNPFTVSALDSFSCPASL comes from the coding sequence ATGTTCCGCAGATACATCTACTACTTCTTCGGCCCCATCGGCGTTCTGATCGCCTTCACCCTCGTGACCTCCGTGTCGATCTGGTATCTCGGCCCGCTGATCGCGGTCGGCGACATCCGCCCCTTCGACCGGCAGGCGGACCGGCTGATCGCCATCGCGCTGCTCACCGCCATCACCGTCATCACGATCCTCGTCATCCTCCTGCGCCGCCGCTACCGCGACCGGGAGATGACGGAGGCGATCACTGCCAATGCTGCGCCGGTGGAGCAGACCGACGAGGCCGTGACGGCGGAGCTTTCCGAGATGCGGCAGCGCATGACCGACGCGCTGAAGTTTCTGCGCAAGTCGCGCCTCGGCGGACGCTTCGGCACCCGCTCGCTCTACCAGCTTCCCTGGTACATCATCATCGGCCCGCCGGGCGCGGGGAAGACCACGGCCATCGTCAATTCCGGCCTCAAGTTCCCGCTGGCCGAGCGCATGGGCAAGGGGGCGATCGGCGGCGTCGGCGGCACGCGCAACTGCGACTGGTGGTTCACCGACGAGGCCGTGCTGCTCGACACCGCGGGGCGCTACACCACGCAGGACAGCAACCGCGATGCGGATGCGAAGGCGTGGACCGGCTTTCTCGACATGCTCAAGCAGCACCGCAAACGCCAGCCGATCAACGGCGCCATGGTGGCGATCAGCCTCTCGGACCTGTCTTTGCAGGACGAGGCGGCGCGCCGCGCCCATGCCCACGCGATCCGCACCCGCCTCCACGAGTTGCGGGAGAAGCTGGGCGTCCGCTTCCCGGTCTACGTCCTCTTCACCAAGGCCGACCTGATCGCGGGCTTCCAGGAGTTCTTCGCCGATCTCGGCGCGGAGGAGCGGGAGCAGGTCTGGGGCTTCACGCTGGCGGAAGGCGCCGACACCACCGCCAAGGCGGCCTTCGATGCGGAGTTCGACACGCTGCTCACCCGCCTGTCGGACCGCAGCCTCGAACGGATGCAGGCGGAGACCGACTACCAGCGCCGCAGCCTAGTCGCGGGCTTCCCGGCGCAGATCGCCTCGCTCCGCTCGGTCGCCCACGACTTCCTCGGCGAGATGTTCCAGGACAGCCGCTACGAGCAGAGCCAGTTCCTGCGCGGGGTCTACTTCACCTCCGGCACGCAGGAGGGCACGCCCATCGACCGGCTGATGATGGGCATGGCGAGCACCTTCGGTATCGGGCGGCAGGCGATCGGCACCGGCAAGGGTCAGGGGCGCAGCTACTTCCTGACTCGGCTTCTGAACGGCGTGATCTTCCGCGAGGCCGGGCTCGTCTCCGCCGACGACGCGGTGGAGCGACGCCACCGCTGGATCAAGCGCGGGGCGATGGCCTGCGGCCTGCTGACCTTCGGCGCGGCCACGGCCGTCTGGACCAACAGCTTCGCCGGCAACGTCTCCCTGATCGACGGGGCGCGGAGCGAGGTCGACACGTTCCGCGAGATCGCATCGGGCGTGACCCGCAACCCGGTCGCCGACGCGGACCTGCCCGCCATCGTGCCCGCGCTCAACGTCCTGCGCGACCTGCCCGGCAACCCGGCGGCGAGCGATCCGGAGCCGCCGCGCGAACTCACCTTCGGCCTCTATCAGGGCGATGCGATCGGCTCCGAGTCCGAGCAGGCCTATCGCGGCTCGCTCAACACGCTCCTGCTGCCGCGCCTCCTCTTCCGGCTGGAGGAGCAGATGCAGGCGAGCATGAACAACCCCGACTTCCTGTTCGAGGCGCTGAAGGTCTACCTGATGCTGGGCCTCCAGGGACCGATGGATCGGGAGACCGTCGAGCAGTGGATGGAGCTCGACTGGACCGTCGCCTTCGCCGGGCAGGAGGAGTTGCAGGCCGACCTGCGCGGCCATCTCGACGCGCTGCTGAACGCGCCGATGCAGGAGATCGCGCTGAACGGCCCGCTCGTCGATCAGATCCAGGCCCTGCTGGCGGAGACGCCGCTGGCCGAGCGGATCTACCAGAGCATCGTCAGCGCGCCGCCGGCCCGTGGCCTCACGCCTTTCCGCCTGACGGACGTTGGCGGTCCCGCCGTCTCCCGCGTGCTGCTGCGGCCCTCGGGTCAGCCGCTGAGTGCTGGCATCGACGGGGTCTACACCCATGCGGGCTTTCACGAGTACTTCCTGCCGCAACTCGCCACGGTCGAGGAGCGGGTGGAGTTCGAAAACCTCGTCCTCGGCGGTCGCGCGGCGGAGGTGAACCCGGACAATCTCGACCGGCTCGCCCGCGATGTGCTCGCCCTCTACGAAAACGATTATATCGTGGAATACGAGCAGCTTCTGGGCGATATCGACATCATCCCGATGGACAGTGTCGGACAGGCCGCGCAGGTCACCAGCGTGCTCTCCGGCCCGACTTCGCCCATCCGCAACATCCTCGAAGCGGTGTCGGACGAGACCCGGCTGACCGAGCTGCCCGAGGCGCGGCTGCTGGCGGCGAATGCGAGCAATGCGGCCCTCGATCTGGCGCGGGACGAGGTCGTCTCCGCCCTCGACGCGCAGGGTCAGTCGATCTTCGAGGCGTTCGGCTCGATCCTGCCCGGCGAGGATCCGGCCGCCCCGCAACAGTCGCCCGGCCAGTTCGTGGAGGACCGGTTCGCAGAGCTGCACGCCCTCGTCGCCCGGCCCGACGGGGCGCCGTCCGAACTCGACGGGCTGATCGGTGACATCACCGACGTCTTCGACGAGCTCAACCGCATCTCGCTGGGTCAGAGCTCCGGCGCGCTGACGGGGCCGAACGCCTCGGCGAACCTGCAGGCGGAGATCGCGCGCCTGCCCGATCCGCTCGGCCGCTGGGCCGCGCAGATCGTGGCGGGCTCCTCCGGTGCCGCGGTCGGCGGTGCGAGGGCGGAGCTCAACGGCGCGTGGCAATCGCAGGTGCTACCCTTCTGCCGCCGGGCCATCGACGGGCGCTATCCGTTCAGCCGGCAGGCGCAGGCGGACGTGACGCTTCAGGACTTTGGGCGTCTCTTCGGGCCGAGCGGGCTGATGGATACGTTCTTCAACGAGAACCTCGCGCCCTTCGTCGACACAACCAGCGATCCATGGCGGCTGCGCCGGGTGAACGGCGTGGATATCGGGATCTCCCCGGCGGTGATCGCGCAGTTCCAGAAGGCGGCCGAGATCCGGGACAGCTTCTTTCTGAGCCCCGGCCTGCCCTCGATCACCTTCGACGTGACGCCCGTCGCCCTCGACCCCAATGTCGATCAGGTGGTGGTGGAGATCGAGGGCCAGCAGGTGATCTACGCCCATGGGCCCCCGCAAGTGACACCCGTGACGTGGCCCGGTCAGGCGGGCGGGCGCACGCGGGTCGCGTTCTCCCCCGCGCGGACGGATCTGGAGAACACGATCCAGCGCGACGGCCCGTGGGCCTGGTTCCGGCTGCTCGACGCGGCGGAGCTGCGGCGGACCAACGTGTCGGACCGCAACCGCATGATCTTCAACCTCGGCGGGCGGATCGCGATCTTCCAGCTTCGCGCGGGCTCGGCGCTGAACCCGTTCACCGTCTCCGCGCTCGACAGCTTCTCCTGCCCGGCGTCGCTGTGA